TGCTTTGGGCGGCGTTCGGGGTTAATCGCCCGGAGTCGGGGAAGCGTACCGCGCCATCGGCGATGAATCGGCAGGAAATCGATATTTACGTTGCCAGCGCCGATGGCCTTTACCTTTATGATGCGACGGCGCACACTTTGAAGCCGGTTCTGGCAGAAGATATCCGGGCTGCAACCGGGCGTCAGCCATTCGTGCAGGAAGCGCCGGTGAACCTCATTTATGTGGCGGATTTTGCAAAGATGGGTGAGTCCGCAGCCGACGAAAAGGTCTTCTATTCCGCTGCCAACACAGGCTTCATCGGCCAGAATGTCTACCTGTACTGTGCTTCCGAAGGATTGGCGACAGTTGTACGAGGGATGGTTGACAAGCCGGCCCTGGCAAAGGTGATGAGACTGCGAGCGGACCAGAGGATTATCCTCGCACAAACGGTGGGGTATCCGAAAGAGTAGTAATTGGGGAGAGAATCAAACAGGGATTAACGGGAAATTTAAAGTGTTAAGCCCTCCGTCTTAAAGGCAGGGGCCTCATCCGCCAGCTGGCGGACAAGGAGCATATGCATGGCTCTTTGAATAGATATTCTTCGCTGCCCATCCGATCCGCCGGTTGGCAGACTCATGGCAGGCTACGCTCAGGGCGACTTAGTCTTTCCAGACTGCAAGAATCTGCCGGGCGTGCCCAGGGGGCTTGACTTTGGGGTAGACCTTGTGGATGGTACCGTCCGCGTTGATCAGGTAGGTAGTACGGGTGATGCCCTCATATGCCCGGCCAGCCAGCTTCCTGGGTCCCCACACGCCGTAGGCCTGCAGCATGTCGTGGCTCTCGTCGCAGAGCAGGGGGAAGCGGAAGCCGTTTTTCTCTACGAACTTGCGTTGTTTGGCTGGCTGGTCGGCACTGACGCCAACGATCTTGATGCCGCGGTTTTCAAACTCATGGAATT
Above is a window of Candidatus Neomarinimicrobiota bacterium DNA encoding:
- the bcp gene encoding thioredoxin-dependent thiol peroxidase gives rise to the protein MLLQPGTPAPDFTLPDAYEQPVSLWDFRGSKVVLWFFPRAGTSGUTIEGQGFRDEFHEFENRGIKIVGVSADQPAKQRKFVEKNGFRFPLLCDESHDMLQAYGVWGPRKLAGRAYEGITRTTYLINADGTIHKVYPKVKPPGHARQILAVWKD
- a CDS encoding SagB/ThcOx family dehydrogenase, producing MNLKSFPAARLLVAVLLICPALASAQELKSIQLLKPEIDRGRPLMQVLNDRRSTREFSTEKLPLQELSNLLWAAFGVNRPESGKRTAPSAMNRQEIDIYVASADGLYLYDATAHTLKPVLAEDIRAATGRQPFVQEAPVNLIYVADFAKMGESAADEKVFYSAANTGFIGQNVYLYCASEGLATVVRGMVDKPALAKVMRLRADQRIILAQTVGYPKE